A stretch of the Verrucomicrobiota bacterium genome encodes the following:
- the rpsR gene encoding 30S ribosomal protein S18: MPRKNQKEKDSKGRGGRSHETRTPRPKPKIDFTFDALDFKNVTLLRQFVTDRGRILPRKYTGLPAHYQRRLNQSIKRAREMLLMK; the protein is encoded by the coding sequence ATGCCACGCAAAAATCAAAAAGAGAAAGACAGCAAAGGCCGCGGCGGGAGAAGCCACGAAACCCGCACCCCCAGGCCCAAGCCCAAGATCGATTTCACCTTCGACGCCCTTGATTTCAAGAACGTCACCCTGCTGCGACAATTCGTGACCGATCGCGGCCGCATTCTGCCCCGCAAATACACGGGGCTGCCCGCCCATTATCAGCGCCGCTTGAACCAGTCCATCAAGCGCGCCCGAGAAATGCTGCTCATGAAGTAG